DNA from Streptomyces sp. NBC_01260:
ATGCCGTCCTGGGTGTGCACTTCCAGGAGGCCGGCGCGGCGCAGCGCGCGGTTGATGTCGACGGGCCGCTCCACCCGGGTGATGCCGTACTCGGACAGGGCCACGACGGTGCGGCCCTCGCGGCGGGCGTCGTCCAGGAGCGGGGCGACGGCACGGTCGAGGTCGGCCGCGGCCTTGAAGGCGCGCGGGTCGTCGGGGCCGTAGCGCTGGAGGTCGTAGTCGAGGTGCGGGAGGTAGCAGAGGGCGAGGTCGGGGTGGCGGGTGTCGAGGATGTGCCGGGTCGCGTCGATGATCCACTGCGAGGAGACGAGGTCGGCGCCGGGGCCCCAGAAGTGGAAGAGGGGGAAGGTGCCGAGTTTCGCGGTGAGTTCGTCGTGGAGGGCCGGCGGGCGGGTGTAGCAGTCGGGTTCCTTGCGGCCGTCGGCGTAGTAGACGGGGCGGGGGGTGACGGTGAAGTCGGTGTCGGCGCCCATCGCGTACCACCAGCAGATGTTGGCGACGGTGTAGCCGGGGTGGGCGCGGCGGGCCGCGTCCCAGAGCTTGTCGCCCTCGACCAGCCCGTTGTGCTGACGCCACAGGAGGACGTCGCCGAGTTCGCGGAAGTACCAGCCGTTGGCGACGATGCCGTGTTCGGCGGGGGTGGTGCCGGTGAGGAAGGTGGACTGGGCGGCGCACGTCACGGCGGGGAGCACGGTGCCGAGCGGTGCGTGGGTGCCGGTCCGTCCGAGGGCCTTGAGGTGCGGCATGTGGTCCAGGAGGCGGGGGGTGAGCCCGACGACGTCGAGGACCAGCAGCGGGGTGGGTGAGCCGTCCGTCCCGGCGGTCGTCCCTGCGGTGGTCATGGCAGCTCCTTGAGGCCGAGGTCGACCAGGAGGTCGCGGGCGAGGGTGAGTTCGGCGGCGATGCCGTCGGCGAGCTGGGCGCGGGTCCGGGGGCGCAGTTCGGCCGGGAGCGCCTGCCAGGTGTACGTCTCGACCTCCAGGTGCCGGGTGAGCGGCTGCGCCCCGCCGACCAGCCGGTTCAGCGTGGACCGGAGTACGGGGAGGGTGGAAGCGAGCGGTGGTGCGGGTGGGGCGTGCAGCGGGACGTGGAAGTGGGCGCGCCACGGGGCGCTGTCGGGCAGGGTGTCGCCGGTGACCGCCTCGTCGAGGTCGTCGGTGCCGCGCGGTCCCGCGGCGGTGGAGACGCGGGTCTGGTGGAGGAAGCGGGGTTCGGCGAAGGCGGCGAGCGCGGTGCGCACCTCGGGGAGGTGGGGTTGTTCTGCGTGCAGGGCGGCGGAGAGCTGTGCCTTGACGGGCGGGACGCCTGCGGCGGCGAGCGCGTCGAGTGCGCCGTCCGGGTCCTCGAAGGAGGTGGCGAGATGGCAGGTGTCGATGCAGATGCCGATGCGTTCGTGGCCGATGGCGGTGAGGGGTGCGATGGCGTCGGCGGTGGTCTCGACGGTGCATCCGGGTTCGGGTTCGAGGCCGATCCGGATGGACTTCCCGGTGAGTTCGGCCAGCGCGTCGAGGCGTTCGCCGAGGGTGGTGAGCGCGGCGAGCGCGGTGCGGGCCGCCTCCGGGTCGCCCGTGTACGGGGTGCGCCAGGCGATGGGCAGGGTGGAGATGGTGCCTTCGGTGACGTCGTCGGGGAGCAGGGTGACGAGGAGCCTGGCGAGGTCGGTGGTGTGGGCGAGCCGTTCGGGGTCCGTCCAGTCCGGCTTGTACACCCGGTACTTGACCTCTTCGGCGCCGAATCCCTCGTAAGGGAAGCCGTTGAGCGTGACGACTTCGAGTCCCCGGTGGTCGAGTTCGGCGCGCAGGGAGCGCAGTTGCGCGGGGTCGTTGACCAGGGTGCGGGCGGCGTCCCTGGCGAGCCAGAGGCCGATGCCCAGACGGTCGCGTCCGAGCCGTTTGCGTACCGGTTCGCAGTGGTCGCGCAGTTGGGCGCGGACGCCTTCGAGGGTTTCGGCCGGGTGGACGTTGGTGCAGTAGGCGAGGTGGACGACGGTGCCGTCGGAATGGCGGAAGCGCATGGCCTCACTCCCCGCCGCGGAGGATGGAGTTGCCCTCGTGGAGCGGTTCCGGGTCGGCGGTGTCCAGGTGGAGGCGGCCGCTCTGGCGGTAGAAGGCGACGGGGTTGCGCCACAGGACCTGGTCGACGTCGTCCTCGGTGAAGCCGGCGGCCAGCATGGCGTCGCCGACGCCGCGGGTCTTCAGCGGGTCGCTCCTGCCCCAGTCGGCGGCGGAGTTGACCAGGACCTTCTCGGTGCCGTGGAGCTTGAGGACGGCGACCATGCGGTCCTCGTCCATCTTGGTGTCGGGGTAGATGGAGAAGCCGGCCCAGCAGCCGCTGTCGAGGGCTTCCTTCACCGTCGTCTCGTTGAGGTGGTCGAGCACGACCAGTTCCGGGGCGAGGTGGGATTCGCGGACGACGTCGATCGTGCGGCGCAGCCCGGCGAGCTTGTCGCGGTGCGGGGTGTGGACGAGGGCGGGCAGCCCGTGGTCGGCGGCGAGCTGAAGCTGGGCGGCCAGCGCGGTGTCCTCGGCCGGGGTCATGGAGTC
Protein-coding regions in this window:
- a CDS encoding TatD family hydrolase, with the protein product MRIFDPHIHMTSRTTDDYQAMYDAGVRALVEPSFWLGQPRTSPSSFFDYFDALLGWEPFRAAQYGIAHHCTLALNPKEANDPRCTPVLDALPRYLVKDSVVAVGEIGYDSMTPAEDTALAAQLQLAADHGLPALVHTPHRDKLAGLRRTIDVVRESHLAPELVVLDHLNETTVKEALDSGCWAGFSIYPDTKMDEDRMVAVLKLHGTEKVLVNSAADWGRSDPLKTRGVGDAMLAAGFTEDDVDQVLWRNPVAFYRQSGRLHLDTADPEPLHEGNSILRGGE
- the eboE gene encoding metabolite traffic protein EboE, with translation MRFRHSDGTVVHLAYCTNVHPAETLEGVRAQLRDHCEPVRKRLGRDRLGIGLWLARDAARTLVNDPAQLRSLRAELDHRGLEVVTLNGFPYEGFGAEEVKYRVYKPDWTDPERLAHTTDLARLLVTLLPDDVTEGTISTLPIAWRTPYTGDPEAARTALAALTTLGERLDALAELTGKSIRIGLEPEPGCTVETTADAIAPLTAIGHERIGICIDTCHLATSFEDPDGALDALAAAGVPPVKAQLSAALHAEQPHLPEVRTALAAFAEPRFLHQTRVSTAAGPRGTDDLDEAVTGDTLPDSAPWRAHFHVPLHAPPAPPLASTLPVLRSTLNRLVGGAQPLTRHLEVETYTWQALPAELRPRTRAQLADGIAAELTLARDLLVDLGLKELP
- a CDS encoding nucleotide pyrophosphatase/phosphodiesterase family protein, whose translation is MTTAGTTAGTDGSPTPLLVLDVVGLTPRLLDHMPHLKALGRTGTHAPLGTVLPAVTCAAQSTFLTGTTPAEHGIVANGWYFRELGDVLLWRQHNGLVEGDKLWDAARRAHPGYTVANICWWYAMGADTDFTVTPRPVYYADGRKEPDCYTRPPALHDELTAKLGTFPLFHFWGPGADLVSSQWIIDATRHILDTRHPDLALCYLPHLDYDLQRYGPDDPRAFKAAADLDRAVAPLLDDARREGRTVVALSEYGITRVERPVDINRALRRAGLLEVHTQDGMEYLDPMTSRAFAVADHQIAHIYVRRPEDLEAAREALADLPGIEQLLDDEGKKAHGLDHPRSGELVAVADPDAWFTYYYWLDDDRAPDFAQLVEIHRKPGYDPVELFLDPQDPYVRVKAATAVARKKLGMRYRMAVVPLDPSPIRGSHGRLPLSDEEGPLILCSTPHAFTGPVRATEVKSLLLTLAGLA